In the genome of Nitrospira japonica, one region contains:
- a CDS encoding c-type cytochrome — protein MGWMSLSRKRVVLVTLGLLLLLDVTRSLYARIGYADPVELWQPDPAHYADLVWPPGTGLPPDTPPGPRIYAQRCAVCHGPDGRGNGPAAPSLIPHPRDFTQGQFKYKSTPPGQPPTDEDLVRVVTNGLTASAMPYWRDLLTEQEIREVVAHIKTLSPVFQKTPPQPLQISPQVPGDAASLERGKAYFVGAGCSVCHGPQGRGLIPMKDTNGHTIMSRDLSAPWTFRGGLNPEQIWLRITIGLAPSPMPAFETVLSPTQRWDVVNYVLSLARTAPWEPGGVLDGPGQSADPIKRGAYLVHAQMCGLCHTQINRTGIYRSDDFYLAGGMRVDVGAHGHLVSRNLTGDRTTGLGAWSNGQIIEALRNGHTPDRILNVLDMPWNFLHALPDEDANAIASFLKSLPPVTSRIPPPLHYGVLETFGMKLKDPRWPAFPPAVLTFVEGNFGQTGDVAARGWPQAALINTQWVILILGIVAFGFAEMRDGPRELGHGWKRAGIVFVILASFLLGWLVYHLPAVGFLPPERVARQVLDRIPTPNVNALPSPEQATLVTRGRLLFTVASCAFCHRPEGYGGLKISWKAFGTLWTRNITSDRTTGIGAWSDREIARAIRSGVTPDGRTLHWQGMIWDFASNWDEVDLRAIIAYLRTLPPVSKQIPAARPPAADDCEKYTFWVNDSDRPGCQ, from the coding sequence ATGGGCTGGATGTCGCTTTCGCGGAAACGTGTTGTACTGGTCACGCTCGGACTCCTCCTCCTTCTAGACGTCACGCGTTCGCTGTACGCTCGAATCGGTTATGCTGATCCCGTTGAGTTGTGGCAACCGGATCCGGCTCACTATGCTGACCTTGTTTGGCCACCAGGCACCGGCCTACCCCCTGACACGCCACCCGGCCCAAGGATCTACGCCCAGCGATGCGCGGTCTGTCATGGGCCGGACGGTCGAGGGAACGGACCGGCCGCCCCTTCGCTAATTCCCCACCCACGCGATTTCACTCAAGGCCAATTCAAGTACAAGTCGACGCCGCCTGGACAACCGCCAACCGACGAGGATTTGGTTCGCGTCGTGACGAACGGGCTGACCGCAAGTGCCATGCCGTACTGGCGAGATCTGTTAACGGAACAAGAGATCCGCGAAGTCGTGGCTCACATCAAGACGCTGTCTCCGGTCTTTCAGAAGACCCCGCCTCAACCGCTTCAGATCTCGCCTCAGGTCCCAGGCGATGCGGCCAGCCTGGAACGTGGGAAGGCATACTTTGTCGGAGCTGGATGTAGCGTCTGCCATGGCCCCCAAGGACGGGGCCTGATTCCGATGAAAGATACGAACGGCCATACGATCATGTCGCGCGACCTCTCCGCGCCGTGGACATTTCGTGGAGGTCTTAATCCGGAGCAAATTTGGTTGCGGATTACCATAGGACTGGCGCCGAGTCCTATGCCCGCATTTGAAACCGTGTTAAGCCCGACGCAGCGTTGGGACGTCGTCAACTATGTCCTTTCGCTAGCACGTACGGCCCCCTGGGAACCGGGGGGAGTTCTCGATGGGCCCGGACAGTCCGCCGATCCGATCAAACGTGGGGCGTACTTGGTTCATGCTCAGATGTGCGGCCTGTGCCACACACAGATCAACCGGACTGGCATCTATAGGAGCGATGACTTTTATTTAGCTGGTGGGATGCGGGTTGACGTGGGTGCACATGGGCATCTGGTCAGCCGGAACCTGACCGGCGATCGCACGACCGGACTGGGTGCATGGAGCAACGGGCAAATTATTGAGGCTTTGAGAAACGGCCATACCCCAGATCGGATTCTGAATGTCCTCGACATGCCGTGGAATTTTCTGCACGCCTTGCCCGATGAGGATGCCAACGCGATTGCCAGTTTTTTGAAATCACTGCCGCCAGTCACGAGCCGGATCCCCCCTCCGCTGCATTACGGCGTCTTAGAAACGTTCGGCATGAAACTTAAGGATCCTCGATGGCCCGCGTTTCCACCAGCCGTCCTGACATTCGTTGAAGGCAACTTCGGACAAACTGGAGACGTCGCTGCGCGTGGTTGGCCACAAGCCGCTCTCATCAACACCCAATGGGTCATCCTGATCCTGGGCATCGTGGCATTCGGCTTCGCTGAAATGCGTGACGGGCCACGAGAGCTTGGACACGGGTGGAAGAGAGCCGGAATCGTCTTCGTCATTCTTGCAAGCTTCCTGCTCGGCTGGTTGGTGTATCACCTTCCCGCTGTCGGTTTCCTGCCCCCTGAACGGGTCGCTCGTCAGGTTTTGGATCGTATTCCAACTCCCAACGTCAACGCGCTTCCGTCTCCAGAACAGGCCACATTGGTCACGCGCGGGCGCCTGCTCTTCACCGTCGCCTCGTGCGCATTCTGCCACCGTCCGGAAGGCTACGGCGGGCTCAAGATTAGCTGGAAAGCCTTTGGTACCTTATGGACCAGGAACATCACCTCGGACCGCACGACCGGAATTGGTGCGTGGAGCGATCGGGAGATCGCTCGTGCCATCCGCAGCGGAGTGACCCCCGACGGCCGCACGCTTCACTGGCAGGGCATGATCTGGGATTTTGCGTCGAATTGGGACGAGGTCGACCTCCGCGCCATCATTGCCTATCTACGAACCTTACCCCCAGTGTCGAAGCAGATTCCAGCGGCGCGTCCTCCGGCAGCCGACGATTGCGAGAAGTACACGTTTTGGGTAAACGATAGCGATCGTCCAGGCTGTCAATAG
- a CDS encoding DUF6538 domain-containing protein: MSTVFRHSSRPTFYRRVHIPRKLRQHFKGRVEVWRSLRTADQDEASARSAQFEAQTKRLFVTLKKYGDRMTNEERDILVSHWLESELDYAEDCRVLAGPISDQQRDDYVACPDIMSDEAHEALLGNDYRKIEKEADALLMAGLVDVRKWPMEKLVSQLVVTVIATTS; the protein is encoded by the coding sequence ATGTCTACAGTTTTTCGGCATTCCTCCCGTCCAACGTTCTATCGTCGCGTTCACATTCCTCGAAAGCTTCGACAGCATTTCAAGGGTCGTGTAGAAGTCTGGAGAAGCCTCAGAACGGCTGATCAGGACGAGGCCTCCGCACGCTCCGCGCAGTTCGAGGCTCAGACCAAGCGACTCTTTGTCACCCTGAAGAAGTATGGGGACCGTATGACCAACGAAGAACGGGACATCCTCGTCTCCCACTGGCTGGAGTCGGAGTTGGACTATGCTGAGGACTGCCGGGTACTGGCTGGTCCCATCTCTGACCAACAGCGGGACGACTATGTAGCGTGCCCGGACATCATGTCGGATGAGGCTCACGAAGCCTTACTTGGCAACGACTACCGCAAGATCGAGAAGGAGGCGGACGCACTCCTGATGGCCGGCTTAGTTGACGTGCGGAAGTGGCCGATGGAAAAACTGGTCAGCCAACTCGTAGTGACGGTGATAGCGACAACCTCGTAG
- a CDS encoding DUF7948 domain-containing protein has product MRNLQGARQLGVVTVLVIGWITPLICEAASHPPSMNPPLNSAQVIAPLMKAPLSFEANQGQTDDSVKFISRGNGYTLFLTPTESVMVLQQREPLTNTDDLGMKTESAPIKQSIVRMALEGVNPNPAIEGLDQLPGIVNYFIGPDPTKWHTKIPTYAQVHYKDVYPGIDVAYYGNQGRLEYDFIVSPGADPTQIRLAFKGNSNVHLAKSGDLLLTTALGEVKLQKPVVYQLGADGHKTLVEANYIISTSSESEVGIQLAAYDTNMTIVIDPVIIYSSFIGGLGIDNAHDVAVDSSGDAWVVGHAFSALTLPVVGIPYDSSYNGSLDVFLLKVSPSGSLLVWTYLGGTFSDNTPAVALDGAGNVWLTGSTSGSTFPITPGALQPVHGGSADAFISKFDSNASTLLYSTFYGSSGQENPRSIAVDASGSIVHLAGNTNSTSLPGVTPSSAQSIYGGGVQDGFLAKLDISSSQIVYATYLGGNDRDELAKVRVDSSGNAHVAGRSFSSDFPGTAGSSISALTSFQPTFGGLVDAIVAKLNPTGTQLIYSTYLGGSSDELAAGLALDSAENAVVSGVTGSSTFPLAGTPFQSTLAAHDYFVTKINSTGTALIFSTLFGGVGDDFGSVVALDPADRIYLTGPTNSCRIPDFSHPLQIDRCSLGAPFNHVIVAKLDANGSNLLSLTVFTGSTGVSGGLGITVDSQENVYVTGVTRASDFTTHTPLQPTYGGGLEDGFVAKIATAVPPEIADYFLHGNGPNANPPTLFVNATAPTATAPKYRDSAGLKFNGGNLWKEIGTWATSLPTPNNGNLTTLSALQVWVGLKNSDDQGTQFDVRAEVYKNATLVVEGLTRCITGVTRNENLATAVGVAFPAFPAVSFNGTTDVLSLKVSARIGTNPDSTKCSGPGGSHNNAVGLRLYFDATDRPAAFVGTFAP; this is encoded by the coding sequence ATGAGAAACTTGCAGGGAGCAAGGCAACTTGGGGTCGTGACAGTCCTGGTAATCGGTTGGATAACTCCCCTAATCTGCGAAGCGGCTAGTCATCCGCCGTCAATGAACCCTCCATTGAATAGCGCGCAAGTAATTGCCCCTCTTATGAAGGCACCTTTGAGTTTTGAAGCCAATCAGGGTCAGACGGATGATTCCGTAAAATTCATCTCCCGCGGAAACGGCTACACCTTATTCCTCACCCCAACCGAATCTGTGATGGTGCTTCAGCAACGTGAGCCACTGACGAATACAGATGATCTCGGCATGAAGACGGAGTCTGCACCCATCAAGCAGAGCATCGTGCGGATGGCATTAGAGGGAGTTAACCCAAATCCAGCGATCGAAGGATTGGACCAACTACCCGGGATCGTCAACTACTTCATTGGCCCCGATCCCACTAAGTGGCACACAAAGATTCCGACCTACGCACAGGTGCATTACAAGGATGTGTATCCGGGCATCGACGTCGCCTATTACGGCAACCAAGGTCGGCTTGAATACGATTTCATTGTATCTCCAGGGGCCGATCCGACTCAGATTAGGCTGGCGTTCAAAGGCAACTCGAATGTTCACTTGGCCAAGAGCGGAGATCTGTTGCTGACCACGGCACTCGGGGAAGTAAAGCTGCAGAAACCGGTTGTGTACCAGCTAGGAGCGGATGGACATAAGACACTTGTAGAGGCGAACTACATAATTTCCACCAGTTCAGAGAGCGAGGTTGGCATCCAACTCGCAGCGTATGACACAAACATGACAATTGTGATCGACCCTGTAATAATCTACTCGTCTTTCATAGGAGGATTAGGAATTGACAATGCCCACGATGTTGCCGTCGATTCCTCTGGTGATGCGTGGGTCGTCGGACATGCCTTTAGCGCACTTACTTTACCTGTCGTCGGGATACCTTATGACTCGAGTTACAACGGTTCGCTTGACGTGTTTCTTCTGAAAGTGAGTCCAAGCGGCTCTTTGCTTGTTTGGACCTATTTAGGGGGGACCTTTAGTGACAATACGCCTGCTGTAGCTCTTGATGGCGCAGGAAATGTATGGTTGACCGGAAGCACAAGTGGATCAACATTTCCCATCACACCTGGGGCGCTTCAACCTGTTCACGGCGGTAGCGCCGACGCGTTCATCTCAAAATTTGATTCTAACGCGTCAACTTTATTGTATTCGACTTTCTATGGAAGTTCTGGTCAAGAGAACCCGAGGTCAATCGCCGTCGATGCAAGCGGTTCAATTGTTCATCTCGCGGGAAATACGAATTCGACCAGCCTCCCGGGTGTTACACCCAGCTCTGCTCAGTCCATTTATGGTGGAGGTGTGCAGGATGGCTTTCTCGCGAAGTTAGACATCTCTTCCTCACAAATCGTCTATGCCACATACTTGGGAGGAAATGATAGAGATGAACTTGCAAAGGTCCGTGTGGATTCATCAGGAAATGCCCATGTTGCTGGTCGATCATTCTCGAGTGATTTTCCCGGCACGGCGGGAAGCTCGATCTCTGCGCTTACTTCTTTTCAGCCGACGTTTGGAGGCCTCGTTGATGCAATCGTAGCAAAGCTAAACCCTACAGGCACACAGCTAATCTATTCAACCTATCTAGGTGGCAGCAGTGATGAATTAGCGGCAGGACTGGCATTGGATAGCGCAGAAAATGCTGTCGTATCAGGCGTCACCGGATCATCGACTTTCCCGCTGGCCGGTACTCCATTCCAATCAACGCTCGCCGCTCACGATTACTTCGTCACAAAGATCAATTCAACGGGAACCGCGTTGATTTTCTCCACTCTATTCGGAGGCGTTGGTGACGATTTTGGTTCGGTCGTCGCATTGGATCCGGCGGATCGCATTTACCTCACCGGCCCAACAAACTCATGTCGTATCCCTGACTTCTCGCATCCGTTGCAGATTGACCGCTGCTCACTAGGCGCTCCCTTCAACCATGTCATTGTTGCAAAGCTTGATGCCAACGGAAGCAACCTCTTGAGCCTCACGGTTTTCACAGGGAGCACAGGCGTTAGTGGTGGGTTAGGGATTACCGTAGATTCCCAAGAGAATGTCTATGTAACGGGTGTTACTCGAGCAAGCGACTTCACGACGCATACCCCGCTCCAGCCCACTTATGGCGGTGGACTTGAAGACGGTTTTGTAGCCAAGATTGCTACAGCAGTTCCGCCTGAAATAGCCGACTATTTCTTGCACGGGAATGGCCCGAACGCTAATCCGCCAACCCTCTTTGTGAATGCCACTGCCCCTACCGCGACGGCTCCCAAGTATCGGGATTCAGCCGGTCTTAAGTTCAATGGGGGCAATCTTTGGAAAGAAATTGGTACATGGGCTACCAGTCTCCCGACGCCAAACAACGGAAACCTCACGACACTCAGCGCTCTTCAAGTATGGGTGGGGCTCAAGAATAGCGACGATCAAGGCACTCAATTTGATGTGCGCGCCGAGGTATACAAGAACGCGACTCTAGTGGTTGAAGGGCTGACGCGCTGTATTACCGGTGTGACGCGAAATGAGAATCTCGCGACAGCGGTCGGTGTCGCTTTTCCCGCATTCCCTGCAGTGAGTTTCAATGGGACCACCGATGTTCTGAGCCTGAAGGTCTCTGCGCGGATCGGAACCAACCCCGACTCTACCAAGTGTTCCGGGCCCGGAGGCAGTCATAATAATGCGGTGGGGCTCCGGCTCTATTTTGATGCCACAGACCGTCCTGCGGCGTTTGTTGGAACGTTTGCTCCGTGA
- a CDS encoding response regulator transcription factor → MGNDLTKREQEILKWLIHGMSNKEIAEKESISPRTVQKHLQRIYQCLGVQTRAEAIVFIHQDGKHLHL, encoded by the coding sequence ATGGGTAATGATTTAACCAAGCGGGAACAAGAGATTCTCAAATGGCTTATTCACGGCATGTCAAACAAGGAAATTGCCGAAAAGGAGTCAATCAGTCCGAGGACAGTTCAGAAGCACTTGCAGCGAATTTATCAATGCCTAGGGGTACAGACGCGAGCGGAAGCCATCGTCTTCATCCATCAGGATGGAAAGCACCTCCATTTATGA
- a CDS encoding response regulator transcription factor: protein MERTKDFRSQKITDFLSQRQFRTTELFNELYRPLQIPYNMAAGLALDRNCLVALALNRDGKDFTPDELAILELLRPHVRQAFANASTVTSMLEELSALNRAMEEIDRALLAFTEEGRIQWATSRTRRMMKEYGFPCQRPSKWLPSPLREWTKSALEKLNRSSDFPSALQPLIIAKGDRSLIIRLVRDGIRLLLFFDEVSAECSVEELESLGLSRRETEILSWVVQGKTNPEIGAILSISSRTVQKHLEHIYNRLGVENRHAAIITSMAVLRRERAGCIAGR, encoded by the coding sequence ATGGAGCGCACCAAAGATTTCAGATCTCAAAAAATCACGGACTTTCTTTCTCAGCGACAATTCCGCACAACAGAGCTCTTTAACGAGCTATATCGACCGCTACAGATTCCCTACAACATGGCAGCTGGTCTCGCATTGGACCGCAATTGTCTCGTTGCTCTTGCCCTCAATCGTGATGGAAAAGATTTTACGCCTGACGAGTTGGCTATCCTGGAACTTCTCCGACCACATGTGCGGCAGGCATTTGCAAACGCCAGCACCGTCACCAGCATGCTCGAGGAATTATCAGCACTCAATCGAGCGATGGAGGAGATCGATCGTGCGCTTCTCGCCTTTACGGAGGAAGGACGGATTCAATGGGCTACGAGTCGAACCCGGCGAATGATGAAAGAATACGGATTTCCTTGCCAACGCCCTTCAAAATGGCTACCAAGTCCTCTGCGCGAATGGACAAAAAGCGCACTCGAGAAATTGAATCGTTCGAGCGACTTCCCGTCTGCTCTCCAACCCCTCATCATCGCCAAAGGTGATCGCAGTCTGATCATTCGGTTGGTGCGGGACGGCATCAGATTGCTGCTATTTTTCGATGAGGTTAGCGCAGAGTGCAGCGTGGAAGAACTCGAGTCACTCGGACTAAGTCGTCGTGAGACAGAGATTTTGTCTTGGGTGGTTCAGGGGAAAACCAATCCCGAGATCGGAGCGATTCTGAGCATCAGCTCCCGGACCGTCCAGAAGCACCTAGAACACATTTATAACAGGCTAGGGGTAGAGAACCGACATGCGGCAATTATCACGTCAATGGCAGTGCTGCGGCGAGAACGCGCCGGCTGTATCGCAGGCAGGTGA
- a CDS encoding MarR family winged helix-turn-helix transcriptional regulator, which yields MSELHMIDPAAQPSSEATPTPSEPMVVQLASGFEKIGLAMKSRSWRREGRPGLGPLQRQILTLLRSKPGRTAQVSTIANELVVRLPTASEAVATLERKRLVRRRRTMQDGRVVTVELTARGLRACGPTAGAPDHLTMAIGLLPAAEQASLLKALVKVIRTLQNKGEISVARMCVSCRYFQPNRYPDPDRPHHCSYVNAPFGDVSLRLDCGEYEAAVPDQARDAWALFAGEQTATS from the coding sequence ATGTCTGAATTGCACATGATCGATCCGGCTGCCCAGCCTTCATCCGAGGCGACTCCGACACCGTCCGAACCGATGGTGGTGCAGTTGGCGTCCGGATTTGAAAAAATCGGCCTGGCGATGAAAAGCCGCAGCTGGAGGCGCGAGGGCCGGCCTGGGCTGGGTCCGCTGCAGCGGCAGATTCTCACGCTGCTTCGCTCCAAACCGGGACGAACCGCTCAGGTCTCCACGATTGCCAATGAACTCGTCGTGCGACTCCCGACTGCGTCGGAGGCGGTGGCGACGCTCGAACGCAAACGATTGGTGCGCCGGCGCCGAACCATGCAGGACGGCCGGGTCGTGACCGTTGAGCTGACCGCTCGCGGCTTGCGGGCCTGTGGTCCGACCGCCGGAGCGCCTGATCACCTGACCATGGCAATCGGCTTGCTGCCTGCGGCGGAACAAGCGTCGTTGCTGAAGGCTCTCGTCAAGGTCATTCGGACGCTGCAGAACAAAGGGGAAATCTCGGTGGCTCGCATGTGCGTGTCCTGCCGATATTTCCAACCCAACCGATATCCGGATCCGGACCGGCCGCACCACTGTTCTTACGTCAATGCGCCATTCGGCGACGTGTCGCTCAGACTCGATTGCGGAGAGTATGAAGCGGCGGTTCCCGATCAGGCACGCGACGCCTGGGCTCTCTTTGCCGGAGAGCAGACGGCGACCAGCTGA
- a CDS encoding ABC-type transport auxiliary lipoprotein family protein, with protein sequence MTARDVKTKVLCAVIVPLMLGGCVNLNKSYPEKRSFALDVGSDHQPTPTAGSAVLRVSRFRVSPLFAGRAMVYRVGELQYDNDFYNEWLVSPSVLLTQQVQGWLSKSNRFRFVLTGMNHVEPTHVLDATVTEFYGDYRSGGSPQAVLGVEIMLLIDDRKDETVLFRRSYRQEVPLAGRAPDALAAGLSQAARQVLIDFDRDLDGVSLEPSPRSR encoded by the coding sequence ATGACCGCTCGGGACGTGAAGACGAAAGTGCTCTGCGCCGTGATCGTTCCGCTGATGCTCGGCGGCTGCGTCAATCTGAACAAGAGCTATCCGGAGAAGCGGTCGTTCGCATTGGACGTCGGGTCCGATCACCAACCGACTCCCACGGCCGGGTCCGCCGTTCTGAGGGTCAGCCGGTTTCGGGTCTCGCCGTTGTTCGCCGGTCGAGCCATGGTGTATCGGGTGGGGGAGTTGCAGTACGACAATGATTTCTACAACGAATGGCTGGTATCGCCGAGTGTCCTGCTGACCCAACAGGTCCAGGGGTGGTTGTCGAAGTCGAACCGGTTTCGGTTCGTGTTGACCGGAATGAATCATGTCGAGCCGACGCATGTGTTGGATGCGACCGTCACTGAATTCTATGGCGACTACCGGTCCGGCGGATCGCCGCAAGCAGTGCTCGGGGTGGAGATAATGCTGCTGATCGACGACCGAAAGGACGAGACCGTACTCTTCCGTCGCAGCTACCGTCAGGAGGTGCCGCTTGCCGGCCGGGCTCCCGATGCGTTGGCGGCGGGACTGTCCCAGGCGGCGCGGCAAGTGTTGATCGACTTCGATCGGGATCTCGACGGGGTGTCATTGGAGCCTTCCCCCCGCTCCCGATGA
- a CDS encoding MlaD family protein, with the protein MSQKARYFKIGLFVIGAVSLAVFAVILLGAGKWFEAKTMVETYFIESVQGLEVGAPVRIHGVPVGRVESIHLAREEYDLPMNTQGKFPFKGVVVVRMSVRPSVVVRSPEEDEKTIMKIAADAGFRFRLASQGITGVLYIESEFLDPERYPPMAIAWTPKTPYIPSAPSTISELGTDLRSIARKLDQVEFEKVTKDLDAMILSVTRLVKDVQAEQLGAEAKLVMTELRATVQDARRVLDSPHVAKTLEDFHRTADDLSHTAKTVRLATEQLPDLMARVNRSVRRVDALLVGQGEKVDDVFENLRSVSEELRYLTKTIEQYPSQVLFGEPPPRSQTVPR; encoded by the coding sequence GTGAGTCAGAAAGCGCGGTACTTCAAGATCGGCTTGTTCGTCATCGGCGCGGTCAGTCTGGCCGTTTTTGCCGTCATTCTTTTGGGAGCCGGCAAATGGTTCGAAGCCAAGACGATGGTGGAGACGTACTTCATCGAGTCGGTGCAGGGACTGGAAGTCGGCGCCCCGGTGCGTATCCACGGGGTTCCGGTCGGACGGGTCGAGTCCATCCATCTGGCTCGGGAAGAATACGATCTGCCCATGAACACCCAGGGAAAGTTTCCATTCAAGGGTGTCGTGGTGGTGAGGATGTCCGTCCGTCCCAGCGTCGTGGTGCGCTCGCCGGAGGAAGACGAAAAGACGATCATGAAGATCGCGGCCGACGCGGGATTCCGCTTCCGGTTGGCGTCGCAGGGTATCACCGGGGTCCTGTACATCGAGTCGGAGTTTCTCGACCCCGAGCGCTATCCTCCCATGGCGATCGCGTGGACGCCGAAGACACCGTATATTCCGTCCGCTCCGAGCACGATCTCGGAGCTGGGCACCGACCTCCGGTCGATTGCAAGAAAACTGGATCAAGTCGAGTTCGAGAAGGTGACCAAGGATCTGGACGCCATGATCCTGTCGGTCACGCGGTTGGTAAAGGACGTGCAGGCGGAACAATTGGGGGCGGAAGCCAAACTGGTCATGACGGAGTTGCGTGCCACGGTTCAAGACGCGCGACGAGTGCTCGACAGCCCGCATGTCGCGAAGACGCTGGAGGATTTCCACCGGACCGCCGACGACCTCAGCCACACGGCCAAGACGGTCCGTCTCGCGACCGAGCAACTCCCGGATCTCATGGCGCGGGTTAATAGAAGCGTACGTCGGGTCGACGCGCTGCTCGTCGGCCAGGGAGAAAAGGTCGACGATGTCTTTGAGAACCTGCGCTCCGTGTCCGAAGAGCTGCGGTATCTCACGAAGACGATAGAGCAATACCCGTCACAGGTGCTCTTCGGTGAACCGCCGCCGCGCTCCCAGACGGTGCCGCGATGA
- a CDS encoding ABC transporter ATP-binding protein, translated as MSGRRPIIRVAHVTAGYGDVVVLDDLTFDVYPGEVFVILGGSGCGKSTLLKHMIGLHRPVQGSILIEGRDIASAEGPERLKILTGIGVMYQQGALFGSMSLLENVRLPLEEYTDMPDEAMDRVAMMKLQLVGLGAAAYKLPDEISGGMRKRAAIARAMALDPPILFLDEPSAGLDPVTSAELDHLIVGLARALRITFVVVTHELASIDTIADRVIMLDKRTKGIIAEGKPQELRDHSDNPWVRQFFNREAAV; from the coding sequence ATGTCCGGCCGGCGGCCGATCATCCGGGTGGCGCATGTGACGGCGGGCTACGGAGACGTGGTCGTGCTCGACGATCTGACGTTTGACGTGTATCCGGGAGAAGTGTTCGTGATCCTCGGCGGGTCCGGCTGCGGCAAGAGCACTCTGTTGAAGCATATGATCGGGCTGCACCGCCCGGTGCAGGGATCGATCCTCATTGAGGGGCGGGACATCGCAAGCGCGGAAGGACCCGAACGGCTCAAGATCCTGACCGGGATCGGCGTGATGTATCAACAAGGCGCCTTGTTCGGATCGATGAGTCTTCTCGAAAACGTCCGCTTGCCGCTGGAGGAGTACACCGACATGCCGGACGAGGCGATGGACCGGGTGGCCATGATGAAATTGCAACTGGTCGGCCTGGGAGCGGCGGCCTACAAGCTGCCGGATGAGATCAGCGGAGGCATGAGAAAGCGGGCCGCCATCGCGCGAGCCATGGCGTTGGATCCGCCGATCCTGTTTCTGGACGAACCCTCGGCCGGCTTGGACCCCGTCACGTCGGCCGAACTCGATCATCTGATCGTCGGTCTCGCGCGCGCGCTCCGTATCACCTTTGTCGTCGTGACGCACGAGCTTGCCAGCATCGACACGATCGCTGACCGCGTCATCATGCTGGACAAGAGAACGAAAGGCATCATCGCCGAAGGCAAGCCGCAGGAGTTGCGCGATCATTCGGACAACCCGTGGGTGCGGCAGTTTTTCAACCGCGAAGCCGCAGTATAG
- a CDS encoding ABC transporter permease yields the protein MMASAETAQVVLQANSDADGGLVLFIDGPLDTHTTGRAWRIALDALSRSNPRRVIVDAARLTYCDGAGAALLLELQRRQLESRGSYEIRSLNAAAQSLLDLYGRSDRSSPESASPGWSSVEQIGRATVTLCRDVVALIAFVGELCAALGRAALRPGLVRWRDVFLTAELAGVNALPIVALLGFLLGLIMAFQSAIPMREFGADIYVANLIGLSMLRELGPLLTAIILAGRSGSAFAAELGTMKVSEELDALVTMGLEPVDFLVVPRVLAAVVMTPLLAIWAGFLGLIGGAVVMRSLGFPFVTYVIQVESAVTVSDMIGGLSKAFVFGIVVAAIGCLRGLQTRSGASAVGESTTRAVVSGLVLITIVDGVFAVVFYYLGV from the coding sequence GTGATGGCCTCCGCCGAGACCGCTCAGGTCGTCCTTCAGGCGAATTCCGACGCCGACGGCGGACTCGTGTTGTTCATCGACGGCCCGCTCGACACCCATACCACCGGACGGGCCTGGCGAATCGCGCTCGATGCCTTGAGCCGGTCAAATCCCAGACGTGTCATCGTCGATGCCGCCCGGTTGACCTATTGCGACGGGGCGGGCGCGGCTCTCTTGTTGGAACTCCAGCGGCGCCAACTGGAATCCCGCGGATCCTATGAGATCCGGTCTCTCAATGCCGCGGCTCAATCGCTTCTCGATTTGTACGGCCGTTCGGATCGTTCGAGCCCCGAGTCCGCGTCGCCCGGATGGTCGTCTGTCGAACAGATCGGCCGTGCCACCGTCACGCTCTGCCGCGATGTCGTGGCCTTGATCGCATTCGTGGGCGAACTGTGCGCGGCGCTCGGGCGGGCCGCTCTGCGCCCCGGACTCGTACGCTGGAGGGACGTGTTCCTGACGGCAGAACTGGCGGGCGTCAATGCATTGCCGATCGTGGCGCTGCTGGGTTTTCTCCTGGGGTTGATCATGGCCTTTCAGTCCGCCATCCCGATGCGCGAGTTCGGCGCGGATATCTATGTCGCCAATTTGATCGGTCTCTCGATGCTTCGCGAACTAGGCCCGTTGTTGACCGCGATCATTCTGGCCGGACGCTCCGGGTCCGCCTTCGCCGCCGAACTGGGTACCATGAAAGTCAGCGAGGAACTCGACGCCCTGGTCACCATGGGATTGGAGCCGGTCGACTTCCTGGTGGTGCCGCGTGTGCTCGCGGCCGTCGTCATGACCCCTCTGCTGGCGATCTGGGCGGGATTTTTGGGTCTCATCGGGGGAGCGGTCGTGATGCGGTCGCTGGGGTTTCCGTTCGTGACCTACGTCATTCAAGTGGAATCCGCCGTGACCGTCAGCGATATGATCGGCGGGCTCAGCAAGGCGTTCGTGTTCGGCATCGTCGTGGCGGCGATCGGCTGCCTGCGCGGACTGCAGACGAGAAGCGGGGCCAGCGCCGTAGGAGAATCGACGACCAGGGCCGTGGTGAGCGGACTCGTGCTGATTACGATCGTCGACGGCGTATTTGCCGTGGTGTTCTACTATCTCGGCGTTTGA